One stretch of Pseudoramibacter sp. DNA includes these proteins:
- a CDS encoding helicase-related protein, producing the protein MNKKTQAPAVSKGAKALIERDHVINAADNAVFRECLPVAIDGETERLFRLTATYDAAFHKYLKVYAKGGKKLKPANLADYTDVLPDIETFVKRRGDRIKLRHYGQLAQQVRQTATFERETALKPFLPHHKLLGKLVNDTIPKAVDAAIDTIKAVLQEDRLKVYKRDEALAFYLPNRPGTLFSDFNIHVLIQNLVDLPKGNISLAAKYISEKTNYANFLFHTMIDTYAEIRALMADPDTAYIEEDLYHLCRHSAFDRVLSQKIQDTLSYSALLTLVKTNAAYAKRLKTYAFNERKKRELDKVLLEHIPKNYADLYPTARQMTRHFIVHIGPTNSGKTHDALVRLEQADSGLYLAPLRLLAYEQFERLNQDGVHCSLITGEEKVLDETAQIASATVEMADFEHYYDVVVIDEAQMAADEHRGGAWTAAILGLCADEIHLCAAPKAEALLIRMIESCGDTYEIVRHHRLTKLAISHAFLNFPDDVRPGDALIVFTRKSVHGVALELKQHGIACSIIYGSLPYDVRHRQAEAFASGKTQVVVATDAIGMGMNLPIRRVVFLEEGKFDGTRWRGLSAEEIRQIGGRAGRYGMYDVGYVDSFVSYRMLEKAFDREDRPLTDAVVSIPRTLIDIDADLSEILRHWIALPVSRGYIKREAERELMLCREMEAAGCVDKHFIFKMITMAFDETDDKMHQMWRAMYTDENKGKTFDALAALPDQSSDELKTLERAYRICDLLYQYANKCGHEAFIAPVNAAKQQLSEKMMQLLDRDQLENKKCPGCGRELPWAYPYSLCDDCYEQKHGRPRSDFDGQLRLYL; encoded by the coding sequence ATGAACAAAAAAACACAGGCGCCGGCGGTGAGCAAGGGCGCCAAAGCACTGATCGAAAGGGATCATGTGATCAATGCGGCGGACAACGCGGTGTTCCGGGAATGTCTGCCCGTGGCGATTGACGGGGAGACGGAAAGGCTGTTTCGCCTGACGGCGACTTACGACGCGGCTTTCCACAAATATTTAAAAGTGTATGCCAAGGGCGGCAAAAAGCTGAAGCCGGCGAATCTGGCCGATTACACGGACGTGCTGCCCGATATTGAAACCTTCGTGAAGCGGCGGGGAGACCGGATCAAACTGCGCCATTACGGCCAGCTGGCCCAGCAGGTCCGGCAGACAGCGACTTTCGAGAGGGAAACGGCCCTGAAGCCGTTTCTGCCTCATCACAAACTTTTGGGCAAGCTGGTGAACGACACCATTCCCAAGGCGGTGGACGCGGCCATCGATACAATCAAAGCCGTGCTTCAGGAGGACCGTCTGAAGGTCTACAAACGGGATGAAGCCCTGGCCTTTTATCTGCCGAACCGGCCGGGAACGCTGTTCTCCGATTTCAACATTCACGTGCTGATCCAGAACCTCGTGGATCTGCCCAAGGGCAACATCAGTCTGGCCGCCAAGTACATTTCCGAAAAGACGAATTACGCCAATTTTTTATTTCATACGATGATTGACACCTACGCCGAAATTCGGGCGCTCATGGCTGATCCCGACACGGCCTACATCGAAGAAGATCTGTACCATCTCTGCAGACATTCCGCCTTTGACCGCGTCCTGTCGCAGAAAATCCAGGATACCCTGTCCTACAGTGCGCTGCTGACGCTGGTCAAGACGAACGCGGCCTATGCCAAGCGCCTGAAAACCTACGCCTTTAATGAACGGAAAAAGCGGGAGCTGGACAAGGTTCTGCTGGAACACATTCCAAAAAACTATGCCGATCTGTATCCCACCGCCCGGCAGATGACCCGTCATTTCATCGTCCATATCGGGCCGACCAATTCGGGCAAAACCCACGATGCCCTCGTGCGTCTGGAACAGGCGGACAGCGGCCTCTATCTGGCGCCCCTGCGGCTGCTCGCCTACGAGCAGTTTGAGCGGTTGAATCAGGACGGTGTCCATTGTTCGCTGATCACCGGGGAAGAGAAAGTCCTCGATGAAACGGCGCAGATCGCCAGCGCGACGGTGGAAATGGCCGACTTTGAACATTACTACGACGTGGTGGTGATCGACGAAGCTCAGATGGCCGCAGATGAACACCGGGGCGGGGCCTGGACGGCGGCCATTTTGGGGCTCTGCGCCGATGAGATTCATTTGTGCGCGGCGCCGAAGGCCGAGGCCCTTTTGATCCGCATGATCGAAAGCTGCGGGGATACTTACGAAATCGTCCGGCATCACCGGCTGACGAAGTTAGCCATTTCCCACGCGTTTCTCAATTTTCCCGACGACGTGCGCCCCGGGGATGCGCTGATCGTCTTCACGCGAAAGAGCGTGCACGGGGTCGCCCTGGAATTAAAACAGCACGGGATCGCGTGCAGCATCATTTACGGCAGTCTGCCATACGACGTGCGGCATCGGCAGGCGGAGGCCTTCGCTTCGGGGAAGACCCAGGTGGTGGTGGCGACGGACGCCATCGGCATGGGAATGAACCTGCCCATCAGGCGGGTGGTTTTTCTCGAAGAAGGCAAATTTGACGGCACGCGCTGGCGGGGCCTCAGTGCCGAGGAAATCCGGCAGATCGGCGGAAGGGCCGGCCGGTACGGCATGTACGACGTCGGTTATGTGGACAGTTTTGTGAGTTATCGAATGCTCGAGAAAGCCTTTGACCGCGAAGACCGCCCGCTCACCGACGCGGTGGTCTCCATTCCGAGGACCCTCATCGACATTGACGCGGATTTGTCCGAGATTCTCCGCCATTGGATCGCCCTGCCGGTCAGCAGGGGCTATATCAAGAGAGAAGCGGAGCGGGAGCTGATGCTGTGCCGGGAAATGGAAGCCGCCGGCTGTGTGGACAAGCACTTCATCTTCAAGATGATCACCATGGCCTTTGATGAGACCGATGATAAGATGCATCAGATGTGGCGGGCGATGTACACCGACGAGAACAAAGGGAAAACCTTCGACGCCCTGGCAGCGCTGCCCGATCAGTCGTCCGATGAACTTAAAACTCTGGAGCGGGCTTACCGGATCTGCGATCTGTTGTATCAGTACGCGAACAAATGCGGCCACGAGGCTTTCATCGCACCGGTGAATGCCGCCAAGCAGCAGCTGTCCGAAAAAATGATGCAGCTTTTGGACCGCGACCAGCTGGAAAATAAAAAATGTCCCGGCTGCGGCCGGGAGCTGCCCTGGGCCTATCCCTACAGTCTCTGCGACGACTGCTACGAACAAAAGCACGGTCGCCCCAGAAGCGATTTCGACGGGCAGCTGCGGTTGTATTTATAA
- a CDS encoding TIGR00266 family protein, with translation MEYKILGDNLPVAVCRLNTGETVKCESGSMSWMDGTIEMATKGGGFGKMLKRSISGDSAFINYYTAAAPGEIAFASSFPGAIKAIKIESGREIIAQKSAYLASEEGVEMDIFFQKKLGAGFFGGEGFIMQQYSGQGIVFLEIDGSAVTYELEAGQRKIVDTGYLVAMDASVSMDIERVKGVKNVLLGGEGLFNTVLTGPGRIVLQTMPIAKTAALMKMYLSDKK, from the coding sequence ATGGAATATAAAATTTTAGGGGATAATCTGCCGGTTGCCGTGTGCAGGCTCAATACTGGCGAGACGGTCAAATGCGAATCCGGCAGCATGTCGTGGATGGACGGTACGATTGAAATGGCGACCAAAGGCGGCGGCTTCGGGAAGATGTTAAAGCGCAGCATCTCTGGCGATTCCGCTTTCATTAACTACTATACTGCGGCAGCACCCGGAGAAATCGCCTTTGCCTCGAGTTTTCCCGGGGCGATCAAAGCGATCAAAATTGAATCGGGCAGAGAAATCATCGCACAAAAAAGCGCCTACCTTGCATCGGAAGAAGGCGTTGAAATGGATATCTTTTTTCAGAAGAAGCTTGGCGCCGGTTTCTTTGGCGGAGAAGGCTTTATCATGCAGCAGTATTCCGGACAGGGCATCGTGTTTCTCGAAATCGACGGTTCCGCCGTGACCTATGAACTTGAGGCGGGACAGCGCAAAATCGTGGACACCGGCTATCTTGTGGCGATGGACGCCTCGGTGTCGATGGATATCGAACGGGTCAAAGGGGTCAAAAATGTGCTCCTCGGCGGCGAAGGCTTGTTCAATACGGTTCTCACAGGTCCGGGCAGAATTGTGCTGCAGACCATGCCCATTGCCAAGACAGCGGCCTTGATGAAAATGTACCTTTCGGATAAAAAATAG
- a CDS encoding GNAT family N-acetyltransferase — MSNAIRPTTLDHVKVYGKIYAAAFSGEPWNDPWQASDAVVHVTELLKSKQAYGLEYVVDGQVAGFIIGTSMLFHYGRIFEINDLAVDLAYQRQGIGRKLLER, encoded by the coding sequence ATGAGTAACGCAATCAGACCCACAACCCTTGACCATGTGAAAGTTTATGGCAAAATTTACGCGGCAGCTTTTTCCGGTGAGCCTTGGAACGATCCGTGGCAGGCGAGCGATGCTGTGGTGCACGTAACCGAATTGCTGAAATCCAAACAAGCGTACGGCCTGGAATACGTCGTCGACGGACAAGTCGCTGGCTTCATCATCGGTACGTCCATGCTGTTTCACTATGGCCGTATTTTTGAAATCAACGACTTGGCCGTTGACCTGGCTTACCAGCGGCAGGGGATTGGGCGCAAACTGTTGGAACGCTGA
- a CDS encoding MmcQ/YjbR family DNA-binding protein yields MMIEDDVFRRKRFVPSKMTAFGFTKSDGQYICETDLMDGAFHALLSVSKKGAVTGKVIDRMNDEEYHQLRSRQFDGPYVHSVRQAYVQWLRHIGETVCDEVLFASDQANRIAELILDQYDVKPDFPWEEKPYQSYGAFRHADTRKWFALIMNVQWDKLLKNKDETRVDIINLKSDTLEEAVSRYPGVIFPGYHMNHKTWISIVLADVLPDERIMQWVQSSYALT; encoded by the coding sequence ATGATGATTGAAGATGATGTATTTCGAAGAAAAAGATTTGTACCGTCCAAGATGACGGCCTTTGGCTTTACCAAATCCGATGGCCAATATATTTGTGAAACGGATTTGATGGACGGGGCTTTTCACGCCCTTTTATCCGTTTCCAAAAAAGGCGCAGTGACGGGCAAGGTGATCGATCGGATGAATGACGAGGAATATCATCAGCTTCGCTCGCGCCAATTCGATGGACCGTACGTTCATTCGGTTCGGCAGGCGTACGTGCAATGGCTTCGCCATATTGGCGAGACGGTCTGCGACGAGGTCTTGTTTGCATCTGATCAAGCCAATCGAATTGCGGAATTGATTTTAGATCAGTACGATGTCAAGCCGGATTTCCCCTGGGAAGAAAAGCCATACCAGTCCTACGGTGCCTTCCGACATGCGGACACGCGGAAATGGTTTGCACTGATTATGAATGTCCAATGGGATAAACTTTTAAAAAATAAGGATGAGACACGGGTTGATATCATCAATCTCAAATCGGACACGCTGGAAGAGGCGGTCAGCCGATATCCGGGGGTGATCTTTCCAGGGTATCATATGAATCATAAAACCTGGATCTCAATTGTTTTGGCAGATGTCCTTCCAGATGAAAGGATTATGCAATGGGTTCAAAGCAGCTACGCCTTAACCTGA
- a CDS encoding PrsW family glutamic-type intramembrane protease, with translation MNDKWGFNIAGKQYKNRIIAAGVLILLFTLGMAIDEGDYLAGKHTSAAVYLQVYAAFLLLLVYIVPFCILMKRLCKKYGCSGFELLIAVACGAFIPAAFAGEINDGFSGLMRHLMGRAYSDAWLGSAETGVVEELLKLGTVALLVYLFSRKSRQDYLSIGMSVGMGFQIEEDFSYITESGFKHVSEAFPTAIDRIVGALGSHWAYTGLTAVGLYLIVCSRGDHHVRQGVFWILFVMANHFLYDSPIGNVNLFSALLTVAVLLPVIVFLKDCDEKPGGRAADNASDEYSGLVK, from the coding sequence GTGAATGATAAATGGGGTTTTAATATAGCGGGCAAGCAATACAAAAACAGGATCATTGCAGCTGGCGTGCTCATTTTGCTGTTTACTTTGGGTATGGCCATCGATGAAGGCGATTATTTGGCGGGCAAGCATACTAGCGCCGCCGTGTATTTACAAGTTTACGCTGCGTTTTTGCTGCTTCTCGTGTATATCGTGCCTTTTTGTATTTTGATGAAACGGCTCTGCAAAAAATACGGGTGCAGTGGATTTGAGTTGTTGATCGCGGTGGCCTGTGGGGCCTTTATCCCGGCGGCCTTCGCTGGAGAAATCAACGACGGGTTTTCTGGCCTGATGCGCCACCTCATGGGCCGGGCGTATTCGGACGCGTGGCTCGGCTCTGCGGAGACCGGCGTAGTCGAGGAGCTGCTCAAGCTGGGCACGGTGGCGCTGCTGGTATACCTCTTCAGCCGAAAATCGCGGCAAGATTATCTGAGCATTGGCATGAGTGTGGGCATGGGCTTCCAGATCGAGGAAGACTTTTCGTACATCACGGAAAGCGGGTTTAAGCACGTAAGCGAGGCTTTCCCGACGGCGATCGATCGGATTGTTGGCGCCCTCGGCTCCCACTGGGCTTACACGGGTCTAACAGCCGTCGGCCTTTATTTGATCGTCTGTTCCCGAGGAGATCATCACGTTAGACAAGGCGTGTTTTGGATTCTTTTTGTGATGGCGAATCATTTTCTGTACGACTCGCCGATTGGCAATGTGAACCTCTTCAGCGCGCTGCTGACGGTGGCTGTGCTCTTGCCCGTGATCGTCTTTTTAAAAGATTGCGACGAAAAACCCGGAGGCAGGGCAGCAGACAACGCGTCAGACGAATATAGCGGATTAGTAAAATGA
- a CDS encoding flavodoxin family protein yields MKVIVLNTSPRKAWNTAKLLKSAAEGAKSTGAEVEYIDLYDLNFTGCRGCMLCKRKNVERCHCYWKDDLSPIIDKIFSADTLLIGTCIYLGRPTSGYFALIERLHFCSLSYDDYSNYFKGKINVGFFVSMNATQTFYDQLYKDQFEAYAKELEMFNGKVCLYPCYDTLQVSDYSKFSMGSFDERKKKAVHEEHFPKDLENTFRIGQALS; encoded by the coding sequence ATGAAAGTCATTGTGTTGAATACAAGTCCAAGAAAAGCGTGGAATACCGCAAAATTATTAAAGTCAGCAGCAGAAGGCGCGAAAAGTACTGGCGCGGAGGTTGAATACATCGATTTATACGATTTGAATTTTACCGGATGTCGCGGCTGCATGCTTTGCAAGAGAAAAAATGTGGAAAGATGTCATTGTTACTGGAAAGACGACTTATCGCCGATTATTGATAAAATATTTTCTGCTGATACCCTGTTGATCGGGACGTGCATCTATTTGGGACGACCGACAAGCGGATACTTCGCATTGATCGAACGGCTGCATTTCTGTTCTCTGTCTTATGATGATTACAGTAATTATTTTAAGGGGAAGATTAACGTTGGCTTCTTCGTCAGCATGAATGCTACACAAACGTTCTACGATCAATTGTACAAAGATCAATTTGAAGCGTACGCCAAGGAATTGGAAATGTTTAATGGAAAAGTTTGCCTCTATCCCTGTTACGATACGCTTCAGGTGTCGGATTACTCTAAATTCAGTATGGGCAGCTTTGATGAGCGCAAGAAAAAAGCGGTGCATGAAGAACACTTCCCCAAGGATCTGGAAAACACGTTTCGTATAGGGCAAGCGCTGAGCTAG
- a CDS encoding nitrite/sulfite reductase, whose protein sequence is MNYTQTWRDRTDLSKNEYWKLEKDGLEILKELDRLSTTPFEQIDVSDIERLKWAGIYCQRPKNGKFLIRIKLPSGKLNAAQGHIIADLAEQYGQSELQITIRQCIQIHNLTLNEIPDIFRALDSVGLTTVEGCGDVPRNILGNPLMGVDPEELFDTEPIVDEAVRRFVGNPDYANLPRKYKLSFSANPHDVGYAGINDLAFVPAVYGPAHTPGFHIRIGGGLSSEPKLSKPLNLFVPPERAVDVAEAVACIFRDRGYRTKRNHCRLKYLIEDIGAREAERLIEAITGPLPHGGRTLTKSWNRGNFYGIHKQKQPGLYYAGLCVTGGVLPASDFRKIVALSEKYGDGQLRTTNTHQLIVLNIPEDRCPDFRSENILSRYPLRPKAFSGYQASCTGRAYCSFAPIETKHALNRITAELDERFPSLRMPIRINLTGCPHSCAHPQIADIGFTGGKMKNADGTLIDAYAVAVGGHLGPNPHFGTVLKNRIPADQAVDLAADFVSHYLNGRKKGERFYEFVDRTGADAFQNILNRYQPSAK, encoded by the coding sequence ATGAATTATACGCAGACATGGCGCGATCGAACTGATCTCAGCAAAAATGAATATTGGAAACTGGAAAAAGACGGACTGGAGATTCTCAAAGAACTGGACCGCCTCTCGACGACGCCTTTTGAACAAATCGACGTCTCCGATATCGAGCGGCTGAAATGGGCTGGCATCTACTGCCAGCGCCCGAAAAACGGCAAATTTCTAATCCGCATCAAACTGCCTTCCGGCAAGCTCAACGCGGCGCAAGGACACATCATTGCCGACCTGGCTGAACAATACGGCCAGAGTGAATTACAGATCACCATTCGGCAGTGCATTCAAATTCATAATCTGACTTTGAATGAAATTCCGGACATTTTCCGCGCATTGGACAGCGTCGGACTGACGACCGTTGAAGGCTGCGGGGACGTCCCGCGGAATATCCTCGGCAACCCGCTGATGGGCGTCGATCCAGAAGAACTCTTTGACACCGAACCGATCGTCGATGAAGCGGTCCGGCGATTTGTTGGGAATCCCGATTACGCTAATCTCCCGCGAAAATACAAATTGAGCTTCTCCGCCAATCCCCACGATGTGGGATACGCCGGAATCAACGATCTGGCCTTCGTCCCCGCTGTATACGGGCCGGCGCATACGCCGGGGTTCCACATCAGGATCGGCGGCGGCCTTTCGAGCGAGCCAAAGCTCTCCAAGCCCCTCAACCTGTTCGTACCACCCGAGCGCGCGGTCGATGTGGCCGAGGCCGTTGCCTGTATTTTTCGCGACCGCGGCTACCGCACCAAACGAAACCACTGCCGCCTGAAATACCTGATCGAAGACATCGGCGCGCGCGAAGCTGAACGACTGATTGAGGCGATCACAGGGCCGCTGCCTCACGGCGGCCGCACCCTCACCAAATCCTGGAACCGGGGCAATTTCTACGGCATTCACAAACAGAAGCAGCCTGGGCTTTACTACGCCGGGCTCTGTGTCACCGGAGGTGTACTCCCGGCGTCGGACTTCCGCAAAATCGTCGCGCTCTCTGAAAAATACGGCGACGGTCAGCTGCGCACGACGAACACGCACCAATTGATCGTCCTGAATATCCCCGAAGACCGGTGCCCTGATTTTCGTTCGGAAAACATTCTTTCCCGCTATCCGCTGCGCCCGAAGGCCTTCAGCGGGTACCAGGCCTCCTGTACCGGAAGGGCTTACTGCAGCTTTGCCCCGATCGAGACCAAGCACGCCCTGAACCGGATCACGGCTGAGCTGGACGAACGTTTCCCAAGTCTGCGCATGCCCATTCGGATCAATCTCACCGGCTGCCCCCATTCCTGCGCGCACCCGCAGATTGCGGATATCGGCTTCACCGGCGGAAAGATGAAGAACGCTGACGGGACTCTCATCGACGCTTACGCGGTCGCCGTCGGCGGACATCTCGGCCCGAATCCCCATTTCGGCACCGTCTTAAAAAACCGCATCCCCGCTGATCAGGCCGTCGATCTGGCTGCGGACTTCGTCAGCCATTACCTAAACGGCCGAAAAAAGGGCGAACGCTTCTACGAATTTGTCGACCGCACCGGCGCAGACGCCTTTCAGAACATCCTGAACCGGTATCAGCCATCCGCGAAATAA
- a CDS encoding pyridoxamine 5'-phosphate oxidase family protein, with the protein MTEEEYEQAASFWTRKDEKETKLDRDALYDWIDTFLSSHKVLALAAASADFIRCTPLEYTWHDGAFWIFTEGGLKFKALKANKRVAAAVFERNTSFGGLQSAQIEGQAEVIEPFSETYKQAAAVRKIPLTALKKLEEPMWLLKITPTVITCLNSDFKKQGYGSRQIWRATISGASE; encoded by the coding sequence ATGACCGAAGAAGAATACGAACAAGCGGCGTCCTTCTGGACGCGCAAAGATGAAAAAGAAACAAAGCTGGATCGGGATGCACTATACGATTGGATTGACACGTTTTTGTCTTCCCACAAGGTGCTCGCGTTGGCGGCCGCCTCGGCAGATTTCATCCGGTGCACGCCTTTGGAATACACCTGGCACGACGGCGCATTCTGGATCTTTACCGAGGGCGGGCTGAAATTCAAAGCGCTGAAAGCAAATAAGCGTGTCGCCGCAGCCGTCTTTGAGCGCAATACGTCCTTTGGCGGATTGCAGTCGGCACAGATAGAGGGGCAAGCGGAAGTGATTGAGCCGTTTTCCGAGACATACAAACAGGCGGCGGCGGTCCGGAAGATTCCGCTGACGGCTTTGAAAAAACTGGAGGAACCCATGTGGCTTTTGAAAATCACACCGACTGTGATCACTTGTCTGAATTCTGATTTCAAGAAGCAGGGATACGGCAGCCGGCAGATCTGGCGTGCAACTATCAGCGGGGCGTCGGAATAA
- a CDS encoding L-lactate dehydrogenase — MINERKVAVVGCGFVGSSSAFALMQSGLFSEIALLDANAEKAEGEALDISNGVPFIGQTQVYATDYDGIMDAAIIVITAGAAQKPGETRLDLVNKNVGIYKSIIPEIAKRGYEGILLIVSNPVDILTLAAVKLSGFPENRVFGSGTVLDTARLKSKLGEHLSVDGRSVHAFIIGEHGDSEIVAWGSTNVSGVPLDTFCEMRGHYQHMEAMRQIAEDVKNSAYEIIAKKKATYYGIAMSVVRICRAIVMNEKSILPVSSVMHGEYGISDISLSMPAIVGRNGVETHIPIVLNQDEQAKLEKSADTLKTIAENAGLL; from the coding sequence ATGATTAATGAACGAAAAGTTGCTGTGGTCGGATGCGGTTTTGTAGGGTCTTCGTCAGCGTTTGCACTGATGCAGAGCGGGCTCTTTTCGGAAATCGCCCTGCTTGACGCGAATGCCGAAAAAGCGGAAGGCGAAGCCCTGGACATCTCCAACGGCGTGCCCTTTATCGGGCAGACGCAGGTGTACGCGACGGACTACGACGGCATTATGGACGCGGCCATCATCGTGATCACGGCCGGCGCCGCACAGAAGCCGGGCGAAACCCGCCTCGACCTGGTCAATAAGAATGTGGGCATTTATAAAAGTATCATCCCCGAGATTGCGAAGCGCGGCTACGAAGGCATCCTGCTGATCGTGTCCAACCCGGTGGATATTCTGACACTGGCGGCGGTTAAATTGTCCGGATTTCCAGAAAACCGCGTGTTTGGATCGGGCACCGTGCTGGATACCGCAAGACTAAAGAGCAAGCTGGGCGAACATCTTTCCGTGGACGGCCGCAGTGTGCACGCATTTATCATCGGCGAACATGGTGACAGCGAAATTGTAGCCTGGGGCAGCACCAATGTCTCGGGAGTGCCGCTGGATACCTTCTGCGAAATGCGCGGACATTATCAACATATGGAAGCCATGCGTCAAATCGCGGAGGACGTCAAAAACAGTGCCTACGAAATCATCGCGAAGAAAAAAGCCACCTATTACGGCATTGCCATGTCGGTTGTCAGAATCTGCCGGGCCATTGTCATGAATGAAAAGAGCATTCTTCCAGTCTCTTCCGTGATGCACGGTGAGTACGGCATTTCCGATATTTCCCTCAGTATGCCGGCGATTGTGGGGAGAAATGGCGTGGAAACCCATATTCCCATTGTCCTGAATCAGGATGAACAGGCCAAACTGGAAAAATCTGCGGACACGTTGAAAACAATCGCGGAAAACGCGGGATTATTGTAG
- a CDS encoding DapH/DapD/GlmU-related protein: MKLKTFLEKMDSGEEIEAGSAYHLFMHNLSQEALRITAEMNNTYHTPEELVVLMRELTGQPDFPPFGLFPPFYTDCGKHIHFGKNVFVNSGCRFQDQGGIWIGDNVLIGHNAVLATLNHHPDPQKRGNLIPSRIVIGNGVWLGANVTVLPGVTIGEGAIIAAGAVVTKDIPARTVAAGVPAKVIKTIKATEAGVEV; encoded by the coding sequence ATGAAGTTAAAAACGTTTCTTGAAAAAATGGATTCAGGCGAAGAAATTGAAGCGGGGTCGGCATACCATCTTTTTATGCATAATCTCTCCCAGGAAGCACTGCGTATCACGGCAGAGATGAACAATACTTATCACACACCGGAAGAACTAGTGGTATTGATGCGGGAACTGACGGGCCAGCCGGATTTTCCGCCTTTCGGTCTCTTTCCGCCGTTCTATACCGACTGCGGCAAGCATATTCACTTCGGGAAGAATGTGTTTGTAAATTCTGGCTGCCGATTTCAGGACCAAGGCGGTATTTGGATCGGGGATAATGTATTGATCGGCCACAATGCGGTGCTGGCGACATTGAACCATCATCCGGACCCGCAGAAACGGGGGAACCTCATTCCATCTAGAATTGTAATCGGGAACGGGGTCTGGCTTGGGGCGAATGTGACGGTATTGCCTGGCGTGACCATCGGAGAAGGCGCGATTATCGCTGCCGGCGCAGTCGTTACAAAAGATATCCCGGCCAGAACGGTCGCAGCTGGTGTCCCAGCGAAAGTGATCAAAACGATTAAAGCAACAGAGGCAGGCGTAGAAGTGTAG
- a CDS encoding alpha/beta hydrolase yields MKKEELNLTQEWDKTFPKSDKVVHSKVTFVNHFGITLAADMYVPKTKAGKLPAIAVAGPFGACKEQASGLYAQTMAERGFLTIAFDPSFTGESGGFPRAMHSPDINVEDFQAAVDFLSCHDHVDSERIGIIGICGWGGMALQTACIDTRIKATVTSTMYDMTRVAGNGYFDEADNKAARKAAREAVNQQRIADYENGTYVLAGGVVDPLPEDAPFFVKDYYDYYKTSRGYHARSLNSNGGWAVQAGTSLANTRLFTYAGEIDSAVLMIHGEKAHSCYMSRDAFKLLNGNNKELMIVPGAVHTDLYDGGGKDAIPFDKIETFMTTWLK; encoded by the coding sequence ATGAAGAAAGAAGAATTAAATCTTACACAGGAATGGGATAAAACTTTCCCGAAGAGCGATAAAGTGGTACACAGCAAGGTGACATTTGTCAATCATTTTGGAATCACCCTTGCCGCAGATATGTATGTACCGAAGACGAAAGCGGGCAAACTTCCAGCAATCGCTGTTGCAGGTCCGTTCGGTGCGTGCAAAGAACAGGCATCCGGACTTTACGCTCAGACGATGGCTGAAAGAGGCTTTCTGACGATCGCCTTTGATCCGTCATTTACTGGCGAATCCGGAGGTTTCCCACGGGCAATGCATTCACCGGATATTAATGTCGAGGATTTCCAGGCGGCTGTTGATTTTTTGTCGTGTCATGACCATGTTGATTCGGAAAGGATTGGCATTATCGGTATCTGCGGATGGGGCGGCATGGCGCTGCAGACCGCATGTATCGACACAAGGATCAAGGCGACGGTGACATCGACGATGTATGATATGACGAGAGTTGCAGGAAACGGATATTTTGACGAAGCAGACAATAAAGCGGCAAGAAAAGCGGCAAGGGAAGCCGTCAATCAGCAGCGCATCGCGGATTACGAAAACGGCACCTACGTGTTGGCCGGAGGCGTTGTGGATCCCCTTCCGGAGGACGCCCCCTTTTTCGTGAAGGATTATTACGACTATTATAAGACAAGCAGAGGTTATCATGCCCGTTCACTGAATTCTAATGGGGGCTGGGCCGTACAGGCAGGCACATCTTTAGCCAATACGCGGCTGTTTACCTATGCAGGTGAGATTGACAGTGCGGTGCTGATGATCCATGGGGAAAAGGCCCATTCCTGCTATATGAGCCGGGATGCATTTAAACTTCTAAATGGCAATAACAAAGAATTAATGATCGTTCCCGGCGCCGTTCATACGGATCTTTATGATGGCGGCGGAAAGGATGCGATCCCCTTTGATAAGATCGAAACCTTCATGACGACATGGTTGAAGTAG